In Lotus japonicus ecotype B-129 chromosome 5, LjGifu_v1.2, one genomic interval encodes:
- the LOC130718240 gene encoding magnesium transporter MRS2-3-like isoform X1, with translation MNLQGGGDGEGEAEIQEDSSTKILPFEFVALEACIESVCSALENETQILEQEAHNALDKLTTKISTLNLEYVRQIKSRLVALTSRAQRVKDEIENLLDDDDDMAELFLTDKLAQHHYPNSSVSSINNADDVENLQVPQPDINDRYIQRTPPEISLERGGDSTSDHEDEQNGADEYSSGQIFGAGSEIHESQAGNTNSASVSNKNRNVEDLEMLLGAYFVQIGGTVNKLSALAEYVGDTEDYININLDDKQNRILETGVKVGTASVLLNAFIVVTGVLGMNIHIKLFETGLPQFLSVVFGCTAACIFLYVVAMAWYKHKRLLE, from the exons ATGAATCTACAGGGGGGTGGAGATGGGGAGGGTGAAGCTGAAATACAGGAAGATAGCAGCACGAAGATTCTACCATTTGAGTTCGTAGCACTGGAGGCATGCATTGAGTCTGTTTGTAGCGCCTTAGAAAATGAG ACACAAATATTGGAGCAAGAGGCTCATAATGCCTTAGATAAACTGACTACAAAGATCAGTACTCTTAATTTGGAATACGTTCGTCAAATTAAGAGCCGCTTAGTTGCCTTAACTTCCCGTGCTCAAAGG gTAAAGGATGAAATAGAGAACTTGTTGGATGATGATGACGATATGGCTGAGCTGTTTCTCACAGACAAGTTAGCTCAACACCATTATCCGAATTCTTCTGTCTCATCCATCAATAACGCCGACGACGTGGAGAATCTTCAAGTTCCTCAACCAGATATAAATGACAGGTATATACAGAG AACTCCTCCTGAAATATCATTGGAACGTGGTGGAGATTCTACAAGTGATCATGAAGATGAACAAAATGGTGCTGATGAGTACTCGAGCGGCCAAATATTTGGTGCTGGTAGCGAAATCCATGAAAGCCAGGCCGGCAATACCAACAGTGCTTCTGTGAGCAATAAGAACCGGAATGTGGAGGATCTTGAAATGCTGTTGGGAGCATACTTTGTGCAAATCGGTGGCACAGTCAACAAATTATCTGCG CTGGCGGAGTACGTTGGTGACACAGAAGACTACATAAATATAAACCTGGATGACAAGCAGAACCGAATCCTGGAAACAGGAGTGAAGGTTGGGACAGCAAGTGTGCTTCTGAATGCCTTTATTGTAGTGACAGGTGTTTTGGGCATGAACATTCACATTAAGCTATTTGAAACTGGGCTTCCGCAGTTCCTCTCCGTAGTCTTTGGATGCACCGCTGCTTGCATATTCTTGTATGTCGTTGCCATGGCTTGGTACAAGCATAAGCGCTTGCTGGAATAG
- the LOC130718240 gene encoding magnesium transporter MRS2-3-like isoform X2: MNLQGGGDGEGEAEIQEDSSTKILPFEFVALEACIESVCSALENETQILEQEAHNALDKLTTKISTLNLEYVRQIKSRLVALTSRAQRVKDEIENLLDDDDDMAELFLTDKLAQHHYPNSSVSSINNADDVENLQVPQPDINDRTPPEISLERGGDSTSDHEDEQNGADEYSSGQIFGAGSEIHESQAGNTNSASVSNKNRNVEDLEMLLGAYFVQIGGTVNKLSALAEYVGDTEDYININLDDKQNRILETGVKVGTASVLLNAFIVVTGVLGMNIHIKLFETGLPQFLSVVFGCTAACIFLYVVAMAWYKHKRLLE, translated from the exons ATGAATCTACAGGGGGGTGGAGATGGGGAGGGTGAAGCTGAAATACAGGAAGATAGCAGCACGAAGATTCTACCATTTGAGTTCGTAGCACTGGAGGCATGCATTGAGTCTGTTTGTAGCGCCTTAGAAAATGAG ACACAAATATTGGAGCAAGAGGCTCATAATGCCTTAGATAAACTGACTACAAAGATCAGTACTCTTAATTTGGAATACGTTCGTCAAATTAAGAGCCGCTTAGTTGCCTTAACTTCCCGTGCTCAAAGG gTAAAGGATGAAATAGAGAACTTGTTGGATGATGATGACGATATGGCTGAGCTGTTTCTCACAGACAAGTTAGCTCAACACCATTATCCGAATTCTTCTGTCTCATCCATCAATAACGCCGACGACGTGGAGAATCTTCAAGTTCCTCAACCAGATATAAATGACAG AACTCCTCCTGAAATATCATTGGAACGTGGTGGAGATTCTACAAGTGATCATGAAGATGAACAAAATGGTGCTGATGAGTACTCGAGCGGCCAAATATTTGGTGCTGGTAGCGAAATCCATGAAAGCCAGGCCGGCAATACCAACAGTGCTTCTGTGAGCAATAAGAACCGGAATGTGGAGGATCTTGAAATGCTGTTGGGAGCATACTTTGTGCAAATCGGTGGCACAGTCAACAAATTATCTGCG CTGGCGGAGTACGTTGGTGACACAGAAGACTACATAAATATAAACCTGGATGACAAGCAGAACCGAATCCTGGAAACAGGAGTGAAGGTTGGGACAGCAAGTGTGCTTCTGAATGCCTTTATTGTAGTGACAGGTGTTTTGGGCATGAACATTCACATTAAGCTATTTGAAACTGGGCTTCCGCAGTTCCTCTCCGTAGTCTTTGGATGCACCGCTGCTTGCATATTCTTGTATGTCGTTGCCATGGCTTGGTACAAGCATAAGCGCTTGCTGGAATAG
- the LOC130716837 gene encoding uncharacterized protein LOC130716837, whose protein sequence is MSSVGQSILMALTVTVNKYASSNLQAVHRTQEKAGNQTTPTLSTNGEVGRRGLILSTAIATTQVPESRTQLLKKYQKKSEENKEKNDKERLDSYYKRNYKDYFELMEGTLKGKDGELSETEKGIRDWLQSNK, encoded by the exons ATGAGTTCAGTAGGGCAAAGCATATTGATGGCACTAACTGTTACAGTTAACAAGTATGCTTCATCCAATTTGCAAGCAGTTCATAGAACACAAGAAAAAGCAGGAAACCAAACCACACCAACATTGAGCACCAATGGGGAAGTGGGAAGGAGAGGACTCATCTTATCTACTGCAATTGCCACCACCCAAGTACCTGAATCTAGGACTCAGCTTCTAAAAA AATATCAGAAGAAATCTGAGGAAAACAAGGAGAAAAATGACAAAGAG AGACTGGATAGTTATTACAAGCGTAACTACAAGGATTACTTTGAATTGATGGAAGGGACTTTGAAGGGAAAAGATGGGGAGCTTTCAGAAACAGAAAAGGGTATCCGTGATTGGCTTCAAAGTAACAAGTGA
- the LOC130716836 gene encoding uncharacterized protein LOC130716836 isoform X2, which yields MEDITESYDEGGSFDSVLLKKQGWKEGNGLGISEQGRLEPMETCVKNNKRGLGADKGKKKAVKSDDSNVSEGNYQQITKGLLEKYGPERVLDTPITEIETSLYLRQYARTNSEKYQLFINLYAKVLEGKYVRLWARHPKLWQ from the exons ATGGAAGACATCACTGAGTCATATGATGAGGGTGGTTCTTTTGATTCTGTG CTATTAAAGAAGCAAGGTTGGAAAGAAGGGAATGGTCTTGGGATATCTGAGCAG GGTAGACTAGAACCCATGGAAACTTGTGTGAAGAATAACAAACGAGGTTTGGGAGCGGACAAAGGGAAGAAAAAGGCTGTGAAGTCTGATGATAGTAATGTCTCTGAAGGGAACTATCAGCAG ATAACCAAGGGTCTGTTGGAGAAGTATGGCCCTGAGAGGGTTCTTGATACTCCAATCACTGAG ATAGAAACAAGCCTGTACCTGAGGCAGTATGCACGTACAAATTCTGAAAAGTATCAGCTTTTCATCAATTTATATGCAAAAGTTCTTGAG GGAAAATATGTGAGACTATGGGCAAGACATCCAAAGTTGTGGCAGTGA
- the LOC130716836 gene encoding uncharacterized protein LOC130716836 isoform X1: protein MEDITESYDEGGSFDSVLLKKQGWKEGNGLGISEQGRLEPMETCVKNNKRGLGADKGKKKAVKSDDSNVSEGNYQQITKGLLEKYGPERVLDTPITEIETSLYLRQYARTNSEKYQLFINLYAKVLEDSFLGSASTRKLQPIHFSTLLHF from the exons ATGGAAGACATCACTGAGTCATATGATGAGGGTGGTTCTTTTGATTCTGTG CTATTAAAGAAGCAAGGTTGGAAAGAAGGGAATGGTCTTGGGATATCTGAGCAG GGTAGACTAGAACCCATGGAAACTTGTGTGAAGAATAACAAACGAGGTTTGGGAGCGGACAAAGGGAAGAAAAAGGCTGTGAAGTCTGATGATAGTAATGTCTCTGAAGGGAACTATCAGCAG ATAACCAAGGGTCTGTTGGAGAAGTATGGCCCTGAGAGGGTTCTTGATACTCCAATCACTGAG ATAGAAACAAGCCTGTACCTGAGGCAGTATGCACGTACAAATTCTGAAAAGTATCAGCTTTTCATCAATTTATATGCAAAAGTTCTTGAG GACTCATTTCTGGGCTCCGCCAGTACTAGGAAACTACAGCCCATTCACTTTAGTACTTTACTTCATTTTTAG